The segment CATGTCCTGGTGCATGCTCAGAAGTCCCATCCCTCGTCGTCCGCCGTCCCGGCCGCGGCGGTCTCTTCGGCCGCCTCCGCGAAGGCGCTGCCCGCCATGCCCGCGGTCAGCGTCGTCCCGTCGGACGGGTCGATCAGCAGGAAGGAGCCGGTGCGGCGGGAGTCGGCGTAGGCGTCCAGCGCCAGCGGCTCCGCGGTGCGCAGCACGATCCGCCCGATGTCGTTGGCGGCCAGCTCACCGGGCGCCGGGTGCTGGGAGAGGTCGTCCAGGGTCAGCCGGGACGGGATGTCCTTGACGATCGCCTTGACCGTGCGGGTGGTGTGCTTGAGCAGCACCCGCCGGCCGACGGTCAGCGGACGGTCCGCCACATGGCAGACGGTCGCCTCGATGTCCTGCGAGACACCCGGCGCGATGGCCGTCGGGGCGATCAGGTCGCCGCGCGAGACGTCGATGTCGTCGGCGAGCCGGACGGTGACCGACTGCGGCGCCCAGGCGACGTCCACGGCCTGGCCGAGCGCGTCGATCGCCTCGATGGTGCTCGTCCGGCCCGAGGGCAGCACGGTGACGGCGTCGCCGACGCGCAGCACACCGGAGGCGATCTGGCCCGCGTAGCCGCGGTAGTCGGGGTGTTCGGCGGTCTGCGGACGGATCACGTACTGGACCGGGAAGCGGCCGGGGTCGTCCGACGGGTCGGCGACGACGGCGACGGTCTCCAGGTGCTCCAGCACGGTCGGGCCGCCGTACCAGTCCATATTGGCGGACGGCGTCACGACGTTGTCGCCGGCCAGCGCCGAGATCGGGATCGCGGTGATCTCCGGGACGCCCAGCGAGGCCGCGTAGGTCGTGAACTCCTCGGCGATGGCGGCGAAGACGGGCTCGGCGTAGTCGACCAGGTCCATCTTGTTGACGGCCAGGACGACATGCGGGACGCGCAGCAGGGCGGCCACCGCGGCGTGCCGGCGGGTCTGCTCGACGACACCGTTGCGGGCGTCGACCAGCACCACGGCCAGCTCGGCGGTGGAGGCGCCGGTGACCATGTTGCGGGTGTACTGCACATGCCCGGGGGTGTCCGCCAGGATGAAGCGGCGGCGCGGGGTGGCGAAGTAGCGGTAGGCGACATCGATGGTGATGCCCTGCTCGCGCTCGGCGCGCAGCCCGTCGGTCAGCAGCGCCAGGTCGGGCGTCTCCTGCCCGCGGTTGCGGGAGGCGTGCTCGACGGCCTCCAGCTGGTCGGCGAGCACCGACTTGGAGTCGTGCAGCAGCCGCCCCACCAGGGTGGACTTGCCGTCGTCGACGGATCCGGCGGTGGCGAAACGCAGCAGCGAGGTGGCACCCGCGGCAACGGCGTCGATCGCGCTCGTGGTCGTGCTCATGGTTAGAAGTACCCCTCGCGCTTGCGGTCCTCCATGGCGGCCTCGGACATCTTGTCGTCGGCCCTCGTTGCGCCCCGCTCGGTCAGCCGGGACGCGGCGATCTCCGTGATCACGGCCTCGATGGTGTCCGCGTCGGAGTCGACGGCGCCGGTGCAGGACATGTCGCCGACCGTGCGGTAGCGCACCTGCCGGGTCTCCAGGCTCTCGCCGTCCTTGGGGCCGCCCCACTCACCGGGCGACAGCCACATGCCGTTGCGGGCGAAGACCTCACGCTCGTGGGCGTAGTAGATGGCGGGCAGCTCGATCTTCTCGCGGGCTATGTACTGCCACACGTCCAGCTCGGTCCAGTTGGACAGCGGGAAGACCCGGACATGCTCACCGGGGGAGTGCTTGCCGTTGTAGAGCTGCCACAGCTCGGGACGCTGCCGGCGCGGGTCCCAGCCGCCGAATTCGTCGCGCAGCGAGAACACCCGCTCCTTGGCGCGCGCCTTCTCCTCGTCCCGGCGGCCGCCGCCGAAGACCGCGTCGAAGCGGCCCTTGTCGATGGCGTCCAGCAGCGGGACGGTCTGGAGCGGGTTACGGGTGCCGTCGGGGCGCTCGCGCAGCTCACCGCGGTCGATGAAGTCCTGTACGGAGGCGACGTGCAGCCGCAGTCCGTGCCGCTCCACCGTGCGGTCGCGGTAGTCGAGGACCTCGGGGAAGTTGTGCCCGGTGTCGACGTGCAGCAGCGAGAACGGCACCGCGGCCGGCGCGAACGCCTTCAGCGCCAGATGCAGCATGACGATGGAGTCCTTGCCACCGGAGAACAGGATCACCGGCCGCTCGAACTCCCCCGCCACCTCACGGAAGATGTGCACCGCCTCGGACTCCAGCGCGTCCAGGTGCGACAGCGCGTAGGGGTTGTCGAGGTCGTCGGTCACGGCAGCGGTGGTGGTCATGCCAGTCCCCTTTCGGTGAGCAGCGTGTGCAGCGCCGCCGCGGACTCCTGCACGGTCTGGGTGTGCGACTCCAGGCGCAGATCGGGCGACTCGGGAGCCTCGTACGGGTCGTCCACGCCGGTGAGCCCGGAGATCTCGCCCGCCGCCTGCTTGGCGTACAGGCCCTTCACATCCCGCTCGGAGCACACCTCGACGGGCGTGGCCACATGCACCTCCAGGTAGGCGGTGCCCTCGCTCTGGTGGCGCTTGCGCACCGCCTCGCGGCTCTCCGTGTACGGCGCGATCACCGGCACCAGCGCCTTGACGCCGTTGCTCGCCAGCAGCTCGGCCACGAAACCGATGCGCTGGACGTTGGTGTGCCGGTCCGCGCGGCTGAAGCCCAGTCCCGCGGACAGGAACTCGCGGATCTCGTCACCGTCGAGCACCTCGACCCGGTGGCCCTCGCCGCGCAGCCGGCCGGCCAGCTCGTGCGCGAGGGTCGTCTTGCCCGCGCTCGGCAGACCGGTCAGCCAGATCGTGGCGCCCGTCATGGATATCTCCTGATGCTCTGTCATCAGTGCAGCCCGCACTCGGTCTTGTTGCTGCCGGCCCAGCGGCCGGCCCTGGCGTCCTCGCCCTCCAGCACCCGGCGGGTGCAGGGCGCGCAGCCGACGGAGGCGTAGCCGTCCGTCAGCAGCGGGTTGGTGAGCACCCCGTGCTCGGCCACGTACGCGTCCACGTCGGCCTGCGTCCAGCGGGCGATCGGCGACACCTTGACCTTCTGACGCTTCGGGTCCCAGCCGACGACCGGGGTGTTCGCCCGGGTCGGCGACTCGTCCCGGCGCAGCCCCGTCGCCCAGGCGTCGTAGCCGGCCAGGCCCTCTTCGAGGGGCTTGACCTTCCGCAGCGCGCAGCACAGGTCGGGGTCGCGGTCGTGCAGCTTCGGGCCGTACTCGGCGTCCTGCTCGGCCACCGTCTGCACCGGGGTCAGGGTGAGCAGGTTGACGTCCATCACCTCGGCCACCGCATCGCGGGTCCCGAGGGTCTCGGGGAAGTGGTAGCCGGTGTCGAGGAAGACCACGTCCACGCCGGGGAACGCCCGCGACGCCAGATGCGCGACGACCGCGTCCTCCATCGAGGAGGTGACGCAGAAGCGCGGACCGAAGGTCTCGGCGGCCCACGTGAGGATCGCCAGTGCGGGCGCGTCCTCCAGGTCACGGCCCGCCTGCTCGGCGAGCTGCTTCAGGTCGGCAGCGTTGGTCACGACGTACCTCCGTCGGAAGCGGAAGGGGACTGGCCGGTGGCTCCCGGGGCCAGCAGGCCCAGGAACTTCAGCCGGAACGCGCGGCTGCAGGACCGGCATTCCCAGGCTCCATGGCCTTCCTCGGAGGGCAGCAGGTCCTCATCGCCGCAGTACGGGCAGTAGAACGGCGCCGCTCGCTCACTCACTTGAGGGCACCCTCTTCCGCCCGGGCCGCCCAGGTGGCGAACCGCTCGCCCTCCTCGCGCTGTGCCTCGAAGTTGCGCAGCACCCGCTCGACGTAGTCGGGGAGTTCATCGGCGGTGACCTTCAGGCCGCGGACCTTGCGGCCGAAGCCGGCCTCCAGGCCCAGCGCGCCGCCCAGGTGCACCTGGTAGCCCTCGACCTGGTTGCCCTCGTCGTCCAGGACCAGCTGGCCCTTGAGACCGATGTCCGCGACCTGGATACGGGCGCAGGCGTTCGGGCAGCCGTTGAGGTTGATGGTGACCGGCTCCTGGAAGTCCGGCATCCGCCGCTCCAGCTCGTCGATCAGCGAGGCGCCGCGGCCCTTGGTCTCGACGATCGCGAGCTTGCAGAACTCGATGCCGGTGCAGGCCATCGTGCCGCGCCGGAACGGTGAGGGGGTGACCTGGAAGTCCAGCGCCTCCAGCCCGGCGACCAGCGAGTCGACCTGGTCCTGCGTCACATCGAGGATGAGCATCTTCTGCTCGACGGTGGTACGCAGCCGGTCCGAGCCGTGCGCGGCGGCCAGTTCGGCGATCTTGGTGAGGGTGGTGCCGTCGACCCGGCCGACGCGCGGGGCGAAGCCCACGTAGAAGCGGCCGTCCTGCTGCTGGTGCACCCCGATGTGGTCGCGCCACTTGGACGCCGGCTCCTCGGGCGCGGGGCCGTCGGCCAGCTTGCGCTGGAGGTACTCGTCCTCCAGCACCTGGCGGAACTTCTCCGGGCCCCAGTCGGCCATCAGGAACTTCAGCCGGGCGCGGGTGCGCAGCCGGCGGTAGCCGTAGTCACGGAAGATGCCGACGACACCGGCCCAGACGTCCGCGACCTCGTCCAGCGGCACCCAGGTGCCCAGGCGCTGGGCGAGCTTGGGGTTGGTGGACAGCCCGCCGCCGACCCAGAGGTCGAAGCCGGGGCCGTGCTCGGGGTGGACGACGCCGACGAAGGCCACGTCGTTGATCTCGTGGACCACGTCCTGCACCGGCGAGCCGGAGATCGCGGTCTTGAACTTGCGCGGCAGGTTGGAGAATTCCTTGCTGCCGATGTAGCGCTCGTGGATCTCGTCGACGGCCGGGGTGCCGTCGATGATCTCGTCCGCCGCGATCCCGGCCACCGGGGAACCGATGATCACGCGCGGGCAGTCACCGCACGCCTCGGTCGTGGAGAGCCCGACGGCCTCCAGCTTCTCCCAGATGGCGGGGACGTCCTCGATGCGGATCCAGTGCAGCTGGATGTTCTGCCGGTCGGTGATGTCCGCGGTGCCGCGGGCGTACTCCTCGGAGACCTCGCCGATGGCGCGCAGCTGGGCCACGCTCAGCCGTCCGCCGTCGATGCGCACCCGCAGCATGAAGTGCTTGTCGTCCAGCTCCTCGGGCTCCAGGACCGCGGTCTTGCCGCCATCGATCCCGGGCTTGCGCTGGGTGTACAGCCCCCACCAACGCATCCGCCCGCGCAGGTCGTTGGGGTCGATCGAGTCGAAACCGGCCTTGGAGTAGATCGTCTCAATGCGTGTCCGCACATTGAGACCGTCATCGTCCTTCTTGAACTGCTCGTTGCCGTTGAGCGGCGTGAAGTGGCCAACGGCCCACTGGCCCTCACCGCGGTGGCGTCCGGCCTTGCGGCGGGTCGTGGCAGCTGCGGGGACTTCGGAGGAGGCGGCCATGGGTGTACGTCCTTCTGGGCGGGCTCAAGGGATCGGGACCGGTCGCCGGGCACCACGACGACCTGCGCGGACACACCGAAAGGCGGCGCGTGGCAACGCGTCGGGGAGGTCTGCGGGTCAAGGGGTGCCGGCGCGTCCGCGACGATGGGGACGGCGAGAAATGCGGTGCTGCTGGGTGCTGCCCGGGGCCGAAGGCCCTGGTGGATGCGACCTCAGCCCGCCCGACAAATGGCGCTGGACATGCGGCCGAGGTCGACGTGCCGCCGACTCACCAAGGCAATTCCAGCTCGAGACATGACGGAAGCCTGGCACGCCGCTCTCCGGCCAGTCCACCGTTATCCAGAATTTGGACACCTCCGTCCCGCATCGCGAGACAGTGTGTTGTCGGTCACTCCCCGGCAGGGTCGCTGGTCGTGAGCGGACCCGCACCGGGCCA is part of the Streptomyces platensis genome and harbors:
- a CDS encoding putative leader peptide, with product MSRAGIALVSRRHVDLGRMSSAICRAG
- the cysC gene encoding adenylyl-sulfate kinase, which codes for MTGATIWLTGLPSAGKTTLAHELAGRLRGEGHRVEVLDGDEIREFLSAGLGFSRADRHTNVQRIGFVAELLASNGVKALVPVIAPYTESREAVRKRHQSEGTAYLEVHVATPVEVCSERDVKGLYAKQAAGEISGLTGVDDPYEAPESPDLRLESHTQTVQESAAALHTLLTERGLA
- the cysD gene encoding sulfate adenylyltransferase subunit CysD, which produces MTTTAAVTDDLDNPYALSHLDALESEAVHIFREVAGEFERPVILFSGGKDSIVMLHLALKAFAPAAVPFSLLHVDTGHNFPEVLDYRDRTVERHGLRLHVASVQDFIDRGELRERPDGTRNPLQTVPLLDAIDKGRFDAVFGGGRRDEEKARAKERVFSLRDEFGGWDPRRQRPELWQLYNGKHSPGEHVRVFPLSNWTELDVWQYIAREKIELPAIYYAHEREVFARNGMWLSPGEWGGPKDGESLETRQVRYRTVGDMSCTGAVDSDADTIEAVITEIAASRLTERGATRADDKMSEAAMEDRKREGYF
- a CDS encoding sulfate adenylyltransferase subunit 1; the protein is MSTTTSAIDAVAAGATSLLRFATAGSVDDGKSTLVGRLLHDSKSVLADQLEAVEHASRNRGQETPDLALLTDGLRAEREQGITIDVAYRYFATPRRRFILADTPGHVQYTRNMVTGASTAELAVVLVDARNGVVEQTRRHAAVAALLRVPHVVLAVNKMDLVDYAEPVFAAIAEEFTTYAASLGVPEITAIPISALAGDNVVTPSANMDWYGGPTVLEHLETVAVVADPSDDPGRFPVQYVIRPQTAEHPDYRGYAGQIASGVLRVGDAVTVLPSGRTSTIEAIDALGQAVDVAWAPQSVTVRLADDIDVSRGDLIAPTAIAPGVSQDIEATVCHVADRPLTVGRRVLLKHTTRTVKAIVKDIPSRLTLDDLSQHPAPGELAANDIGRIVLRTAEPLALDAYADSRRTGSFLLIDPSDGTTLTAGMAGSAFAEAAEETAAAGTADDEGWDF
- a CDS encoding nitrite/sulfite reductase, with amino-acid sequence MAASSEVPAAATTRRKAGRHRGEGQWAVGHFTPLNGNEQFKKDDDGLNVRTRIETIYSKAGFDSIDPNDLRGRMRWWGLYTQRKPGIDGGKTAVLEPEELDDKHFMLRVRIDGGRLSVAQLRAIGEVSEEYARGTADITDRQNIQLHWIRIEDVPAIWEKLEAVGLSTTEACGDCPRVIIGSPVAGIAADEIIDGTPAVDEIHERYIGSKEFSNLPRKFKTAISGSPVQDVVHEINDVAFVGVVHPEHGPGFDLWVGGGLSTNPKLAQRLGTWVPLDEVADVWAGVVGIFRDYGYRRLRTRARLKFLMADWGPEKFRQVLEDEYLQRKLADGPAPEEPASKWRDHIGVHQQQDGRFYVGFAPRVGRVDGTTLTKIAELAAAHGSDRLRTTVEQKMLILDVTQDQVDSLVAGLEALDFQVTPSPFRRGTMACTGIEFCKLAIVETKGRGASLIDELERRMPDFQEPVTINLNGCPNACARIQVADIGLKGQLVLDDEGNQVEGYQVHLGGALGLEAGFGRKVRGLKVTADELPDYVERVLRNFEAQREEGERFATWAARAEEGALK
- a CDS encoding phosphoadenylyl-sulfate reductase; translated protein: MTNAADLKQLAEQAGRDLEDAPALAILTWAAETFGPRFCVTSSMEDAVVAHLASRAFPGVDVVFLDTGYHFPETLGTRDAVAEVMDVNLLTLTPVQTVAEQDAEYGPKLHDRDPDLCCALRKVKPLEEGLAGYDAWATGLRRDESPTRANTPVVGWDPKRQKVKVSPIARWTQADVDAYVAEHGVLTNPLLTDGYASVGCAPCTRRVLEGEDARAGRWAGSNKTECGLH